A genomic stretch from Montipora foliosa isolate CH-2021 unplaced genomic scaffold, ASM3666993v2 scaffold_171, whole genome shotgun sequence includes:
- the LOC137986262 gene encoding uncharacterized protein gives MIRQPSSTMIVGPSGSGKTQLTEALLTEGKVFENTKPCHYCYAVWQPRFERMKGRGIRFHEGIPDIDHLRQWFGKSQGGILVLDDLMDEGGNDKRVLDLFTRESHHRNITVLYLCQDLFPPGKYAKTISRNAHYVFVFKNPKDQSGFRALTLQAFPDRWRDVLRLFEKCTQRPYGYIMMNLHPASDDRYRLFSCVTQSDGPTQVWKRE, from the coding sequence ATGATACGACAACCCAGTAGTACGATGATCGTCGGTCCGTCGGGGAGTGGAAAGACACAGTTGACCGAGGCGCTCTTGACGGAAGGGAAGGTCTTTGAAAACACGAAACCGTGTCATTACTGTTATGCTGTATGGCAACCGCGTTTCGAACGGATGAAAGGTCGTGGGATCCGATTTCACGAAGGGATTCCCGACATTGATCATCTTCGACAATGGTTCGGAAAAAGTCAAGGTGGGATCCTGGTCTTGGACGATCTCATGGACGAAGGAGGGAATGACAAACGCGTGTTGGATCTGTTCACTCGAGAATCGCACCATCGGAACATTACGGTGTTGTATTTGTGTCAAGACCTATTTCCACCCGGCAAATATGCCAAGACCATCTCCAGGAATGCCCATTATGTCTTCGTGTTCAAGAATCCCAAAGATCAATCGGGATTTCGAGCCTTGACGTTACAAGCCTTTCCCGATCGATGGCGTGACGTTCTTCGTCTCTTCGAAAAGTGTACGCAACGCCCGTACGGGTATATAATGATGAATCTTCATCCCGCTTCAGACGATCGGTACCGACTGTTCAGTTGTGTGACACAATCTGATGGTCCGACCCAAGTGTGGAAACGTGAATGA